In Alkalihalobacillus sp. FSL W8-0930, a single window of DNA contains:
- a CDS encoding flotillin family protein — MSPTIIVIAAAAAIVLALIGVFVTKYRTAGPDEALIVTGSYLGGKNVNIDGSGNRIKIVRGGGTFVMPVFQQAKPLSLLSSKLDVQTPEVYTEQGVPVIADGTAIIKIGGSISEIATAAEQFLGKTREDRETEAKEVLEGHLRSILGSMTVEEIYKNRERFSQEVQKVASQDLAKMGLVIVSFTIKDLRDTNGYLESLGKPRIAQVKRDADIATADAIMETRIKQAEANKLAQRSELERATEIAEAEKDNQLKVAEYRTEQEKAKALADQSYHLQEARSKQEVTEQQMQIQIIERQKQIELEEKEILRRERQYDSEVKKKADADRYSVEQAAEAAKSKQLAEADADKYRVEAMAKADAEKVRVDGLARAEADRAQGEAEAEVIRLKGLAEAEAKEKIAEAFEGYGQAAMLDMIVNMLPDYAKQVAAPLSNIDQITVVDTGGNGENSGANKVTGYATDLMSTLQHSLKASSGIDMKELIENFSGKGNVRSSIEELTNEVKRSKPSEETEAQTSEDVTEEK; from the coding sequence ATTAGTCCGACCATTATTGTTATTGCAGCAGCTGCTGCTATTGTTCTTGCATTAATCGGGGTATTTGTGACAAAGTACCGTACAGCAGGCCCAGATGAGGCGTTAATTGTTACAGGTAGTTATTTAGGTGGAAAAAACGTAAACATCGACGGATCTGGGAATCGTATTAAAATTGTTCGTGGTGGCGGTACGTTTGTTATGCCTGTTTTCCAACAAGCGAAACCTCTTAGTCTACTTTCTAGTAAACTAGATGTTCAAACACCTGAGGTCTACACAGAGCAAGGTGTACCCGTTATCGCTGACGGTACAGCGATTATTAAAATCGGTGGTTCCATTAGTGAAATCGCAACAGCTGCTGAGCAGTTCCTAGGAAAAACGCGTGAAGATCGTGAAACGGAAGCAAAAGAAGTTTTAGAAGGTCATTTACGTTCAATCTTAGGTTCAATGACTGTAGAAGAAATCTACAAAAACAGAGAGCGCTTCTCACAGGAAGTACAAAAAGTTGCTTCACAGGATCTCGCAAAAATGGGATTAGTGATTGTTTCATTTACGATTAAAGATCTTAGAGATACAAATGGATACTTAGAATCATTAGGGAAGCCAAGAATCGCCCAAGTCAAACGTGATGCCGATATCGCAACGGCTGACGCTATAATGGAAACACGTATTAAGCAAGCGGAAGCAAATAAGCTAGCCCAGCGTTCTGAGCTTGAGCGTGCAACGGAAATTGCCGAAGCCGAAAAAGACAACCAACTAAAAGTGGCTGAATATCGTACGGAGCAAGAAAAAGCGAAAGCCCTTGCTGACCAATCTTACCACTTACAAGAAGCACGCTCGAAGCAAGAAGTAACCGAGCAGCAAATGCAAATTCAAATCATTGAGCGTCAAAAGCAAATTGAACTAGAAGAGAAAGAGATTCTAAGACGTGAGCGTCAGTATGATTCAGAAGTGAAGAAAAAAGCCGATGCCGATCGTTATTCGGTTGAGCAAGCTGCAGAGGCTGCGAAAAGTAAGCAATTAGCTGAAGCCGATGCAGATAAGTACCGTGTTGAAGCGATGGCAAAAGCCGACGCTGAAAAAGTTCGTGTAGATGGTTTAGCGCGTGCGGAAGCAGATCGTGCACAAGGGGAAGCGGAAGCCGAGGTTATTCGTCTGAAAGGTCTTGCCGAAGCCGAAGCGAAAGAAAAAATTGCAGAAGCCTTCGAAGGATACGGTCAGGCTGCTATGCTTGATATGATCGTAAACATGCTTCCTGATTATGCGAAACAAGTGGCAGCTCCACTTTCTAACATTGATCAAATTACAGTTGTAGACACGGGTGGCAATGGCGAAAACAGTGGTGCCAACAAAGTCACTGGATACGCTACAGACTTGATGAGTACACTACAACATTCCTTAAAAGCTTCTTCTGGCATTGATATGAAAGAGCTAATTGAGAACTTCTCAGGCAAAGGAAATGTGCGCTCTTCTATTGAAGAACTAACAAACGAAGTCAAACGCTCAAAGCCGAGCGAAGAGACAGAAGCACAAACGAGTGAAGATGTAACTGAAGAGAAATAA
- a CDS encoding glycoside hydrolase family 31 protein gives MNIQHAYQFALKEKNEAYVTFYNEESQLFAHIYVLEQDLFRVLFEKQEGLELPTTWSIAPGESDVELTGRPRKATAGFSCPTYSFHETESTFEVSTETLKATIEKEGFKITWSRKDADQWIVFAEDRETQAYNYNGELGSTIKHYLRREITEQYFGLGERTGSLNRHHGRFRNITIDAMGYDAQFSDPLYKHIPFYVTRNPKTGFSYGLFYDNLAPGYFDLGRELDNYHSLYRYFEAESGDLDYYMLAGPTVRDVVQTYTWMTGITAMPPKWSLGYSGSTMSYTDAPNAQEQLQQFIKHCEEHDILCDSFQLSSGYTSIDDKRYVFHWNKEKFPDAKKLAADFKAKGLRLAANIKPAFLRSHPKYDELEKQQFFIQNEHGETELAQFWDGGGAYLDFTNPDAFNWWKDQVKEQLLSYGIESTWNDNNEYEIWNHGASVHGFGDRQDFQTIRAVFPLLMMKASFEAQEEHDSNQRPFLISRSGAPGMQRYVQTWTGDNRTEWKTIRYNIKTGLGLTLSGIHNIGHDVGGFAGPKPDEELFVRWVQNGVFHPRFTIHSWNEDETVNEPWMYKEATPAIRKLIQLRSMLTPYWYTAFYQSHTEHEPIMKPTFLDFEDDQKTWEENDDFLVGPSLLVASVVEPGVTERRVYAPDHIGGWFDFYRGTHVEGGTYATLPAPLDETPLLVKAGAIIPINEAPRTFKEKDKDERAFFLYPSKENTQVRYTLYEDDGVSRHVKESHATVTVTMETTDESILITTDVAETGYSLPYTKASFNVKTGDTRELYVNGQLIKNNEQVSI, from the coding sequence ATGAATATTCAGCACGCTTACCAGTTTGCCCTAAAAGAGAAAAATGAGGCTTATGTAACGTTTTACAATGAAGAATCCCAATTGTTTGCCCATATTTATGTGCTAGAGCAAGACCTGTTCCGAGTGCTTTTTGAGAAACAAGAAGGACTTGAGCTTCCTACTACATGGAGTATTGCTCCTGGTGAATCCGATGTCGAGCTTACCGGGCGCCCTCGTAAAGCAACGGCTGGGTTTTCATGCCCAACCTATTCGTTCCATGAAACGGAATCAACTTTTGAAGTGAGCACTGAAACGTTAAAAGCCACTATAGAAAAGGAAGGCTTTAAAATTACATGGTCAAGAAAAGATGCTGATCAATGGATTGTTTTTGCGGAGGATCGAGAAACTCAGGCGTATAACTATAATGGGGAGCTTGGGTCCACCATTAAACATTATTTACGCAGAGAGATTACAGAGCAATACTTCGGACTAGGCGAGCGTACCGGTTCCCTAAATCGTCATCATGGTCGGTTCCGGAATATTACGATTGACGCAATGGGGTACGATGCCCAGTTCTCCGATCCCTTGTACAAGCATATTCCGTTTTACGTTACACGTAATCCAAAAACCGGCTTCTCATATGGATTGTTTTACGATAATCTTGCGCCGGGATACTTTGATTTAGGTCGAGAACTTGATAATTATCACTCCTTGTATCGTTACTTTGAAGCCGAAAGTGGCGACTTGGATTACTACATGCTCGCTGGTCCAACGGTACGTGACGTTGTCCAAACCTACACTTGGATGACAGGTATAACCGCGATGCCTCCTAAATGGAGCCTTGGCTATTCTGGTTCAACAATGAGTTATACCGATGCACCGAATGCCCAGGAGCAGTTGCAGCAGTTCATTAAACACTGCGAGGAACACGACATTCTATGTGACTCTTTTCAGCTTTCATCCGGCTACACATCCATTGATGACAAGCGCTATGTGTTTCATTGGAATAAAGAAAAGTTCCCAGATGCCAAAAAACTTGCTGCAGACTTTAAAGCCAAAGGGCTAAGACTTGCGGCAAATATTAAACCCGCATTCCTACGAAGTCATCCAAAGTATGATGAACTAGAAAAACAACAATTCTTCATTCAAAATGAGCACGGTGAAACAGAACTCGCTCAGTTCTGGGATGGTGGTGGAGCGTATCTTGATTTCACAAATCCTGATGCATTTAACTGGTGGAAGGATCAAGTAAAGGAACAATTGCTTTCTTATGGCATTGAGTCCACCTGGAATGATAACAATGAATACGAAATTTGGAATCATGGTGCCAGCGTCCACGGTTTTGGCGACCGACAAGACTTCCAAACAATCCGAGCCGTGTTCCCGCTTCTCATGATGAAGGCTTCGTTTGAAGCACAGGAGGAGCATGATAGTAATCAGCGTCCATTCCTCATCTCTCGATCAGGCGCACCAGGAATGCAACGATATGTTCAGACATGGACTGGAGATAACCGGACAGAATGGAAAACCATTCGCTATAATATTAAAACAGGTCTCGGTTTAACCTTGTCCGGCATCCATAACATTGGTCATGACGTAGGTGGCTTCGCTGGCCCGAAACCTGATGAAGAGCTATTTGTACGCTGGGTTCAAAACGGCGTCTTCCACCCACGATTTACGATTCATTCATGGAATGAGGACGAGACTGTTAATGAACCGTGGATGTATAAAGAAGCTACACCTGCGATCAGAAAATTGATTCAGTTACGATCCATGCTAACACCTTACTGGTACACAGCTTTTTATCAGTCTCACACTGAGCATGAGCCTATCATGAAACCAACCTTCCTAGATTTTGAGGACGACCAAAAGACTTGGGAAGAAAATGATGATTTCTTAGTAGGACCTTCTTTACTTGTTGCATCTGTTGTCGAGCCCGGTGTAACAGAGAGAAGAGTCTACGCACCAGATCATATAGGTGGATGGTTTGACTTCTATCGCGGAACACATGTAGAAGGTGGTACGTACGCAACATTACCTGCACCTCTTGACGAAACGCCTTTACTTGTTAAAGCTGGAGCTATTATTCCGATTAATGAGGCTCCACGGACATTTAAGGAGAAGGATAAAGATGAACGTGCCTTCTTCTTATATCCATCTAAAGAGAATACGCAAGTTCGTTACACTCTTTACGAGGATGACGGGGTTTCACGTCATGTAAAAGAGTCTCATGCAACAGTTACAGTGACAATGGAAACAACGGACGAGTCTATATTAATAACGACTGACGTTGCTGAAACGGGCTACAGCCTACCTTATACAAAAGCAAGCTTCAACGTCAAAACAGGTGATACGCGTGAGCTTTACGTAAATGGTCAGTTAATTAAAAACAACGAACAAGTATCGATTTAA